GGAGGCGTTCAACCTGAAGGACCTGGCGGGCCTTCCGACCCTGGAGGAGATGGAGGACATGACCCAGGCGCTGCGTGGGGCCGAGGCCGCGGAGCTGTTCCCGGAGGAAGGTGTTACGGAAGACGACTTGAGCGACGCAAGGCCCGTGAACATCGCGGAGACCGCGGGCGAAAGCCCCGGCGATGCCGGCGCCGAGAGCGCCGGGTTCCCGGACCCGGAAGAACCGACGCGGGGGTGAGCGTGGAACGGCTTCAGCGGATCATTGCCCACGCGGGCCTCGCCTCCCGCCGCCAGGCGGAACAGTGGATTCTCGAAGGCCGCGTGACGGTCAACGGGGAACGGGTCCAGGAACTGGGCACCAAGGCGGACGCCGCCCGGGACAGCATCCGGGTCAACGGACGGATGCTGCGGCCCGCGCCGGCGCGGGCCTGTCTTGCCTTCCACAAGCCCGCCGGCGTCATCACCACCATGCGCGACACCGAGGGGCGGCCCGCGGTGGCCGATTACCTGCGCTTCGCGGGTTACAGTCCGGGTGTCGTTCCCGCGGGCCGTCTGGACTATGCCACGTCGGGTCTGTTGCTGCTCACCAACGACGGCGACCTGGCCCATCGCCTCACCCATCCTCGTTACGGCGTACCCAAGACCTACGAGGTGAAGCTGAGCAGCATGCCGTCGGAAGTGCAACTGGAAAGGCTCCGCCACGGGGTACGGCTGGACGACGGCGTGACCGCGCCGGCGGCGGTGAGGGTGGCGCGGCGCCTCAAGCAGAAGGTGTGGCTCCGGGTGGAGTTGCGTGAGGGACGCAACCGGGAGATCCGCCGGATGGTGGAAGCGGTGGGCCAGACCGTGGAGCGGCTCGTGCGCGTCCGCTTCGGTCCCATTGCCCTCGGTACTCTGGAGAGCGGCGCGATCAGGCCGCTCACCGGCGAGGAGGAGACGCGCTTGAGGCGTGCCGTGGGGCTGGCGACGCCGGAAACGGCCGCGCCCCGGAAGGGTAAGCGCTACACTCGCGACGAACGGAGTTGATCGAGCCGTTCAGGACGAAAGGGAAAAGGCTGCGTAGTCGAGGAACCATGGCGACCCACGACCACCACCACGGGCATCACCACCACGGCGGCGCCCGCTACCGCTTCTGCCCGCGTTGCGCCGGGAGCTTGTCGCCGCGCACCCTCAAGGAGAACGAGCCCGAGCGGCTCGTGTGCGACAAGTGCTCCTTCATCTTCTACCAGGACCCCAAGGTCGTGGCCGGTGCGGTCTGTGTGCTCGACGGCGGCGTCGTGCTGCTGCGCCGCGGCATCGAGCCCGCCATGGGCAAGTGGGTCTTCCCGGGGGGCTACGTCGACCGCGGTGAAAGCACCGCCGACGCGGCCGTGCGCGAGACTCGGGAGGAGAGCCGCCTGGAGGTGGTGCCCCGGTCGCTCCTGGGGGTCTATTCCTACCCCGGGAATCCCAACGTCATCATCGTCTACGTGGCGGACGTCGTCGGCGGCACCCTCGCCGCGGGTGACGAGAGCACCGAGGCCGGCGTGTTCCCGCCCGGGCGCATACCCTGGGACGAACTCGGCTTCCACAGCACCGTCGAAGCTCTCAAGGATTTCGGCCGTCTTTATTGGGCGGAATAAATGTGTTAAGCCGCGACTCAACACATGATCGGAAAGGAGACCGTGGATGGCAATGCCAAGTGTAGGGGAGAAGGCCCCCGCCTTCAGCCTGCCGGTGTCCCGGGACGAGAAGGTGTCCCTGGACGACTACGCGGGCAAGAAGAACGTCGTGTTGGCGTTCTATCCGCTGGATTTTACCGGCGGCTGACAGAGGGAATTGAGCAACTTCGAGGCTGACAAGAGCAGCTTCGAGGCCAAAGACGCTCAGGTACTGAGCGTAAGCGTGGATTCGGTTTTCGCCCACCAGGCGTTCGCGGAGAAGATGGGCGGCATCAGCTTCCCGATGCTCTCCGATTTCTGGCCCCACGGGGAGGTGTGCGAGCAGTACGACTGCCTGCGCCCCCAGGGCTTTCCCAAGCGGGCGGTTTTCATCATCGACAAAGAGGGAACCGTGCGTTACGCCCAGCTCTACGAGGGCGGCATTCCCGAGAACAAGGACCTGTTGGCGGAACTCGACAAGCTGTAGACGGCGGCTTCCGCGACAGAACCTTGCAAGACAAAAGGGCGGCGCAAGCGCGTCGCCCTTTTCTTGTCTCATCGTGGGGGGCGGCTCAGAGGGGCAGGGCGTGCACCGTGGCGTGGAGGACCTGTCGCCCATGTCCGATGGCGACCGAGGTGCCTGGCTCCAGGTAGTCCCGGTGCAGGTAGCCGAGGGCGAGGGGGCAGCCCAACCGGGGCGAGGGGACGGCGCTGGTGACCCGGCCGATAGTGCGGTCGCCGTCGAGGACCGCGTCGCCGGCGTCCGGCGCTTCGGCGCCCTCCACCTTGAAGCCCGTGAGCCTGCGGTTCACGTGGCCGCGGGAGTGGATGCGTTCCACGGTTTCCTGTCCGAGATAACAGCCCTTGGTGAAGCTCACGGCGTCGTCCAGACCGGTCTCGAGCAAAAGGGTGTCCGCGTCCATGTCGACGCCGTAACGGGGAATGCCGGCCTCGACGCGCAGCGTCTCCCGGGCGTGAACGCCCACCCACGGAATCGCTCGGGACGCGGGCAGCTCGGCCAGGCCCTGGAGTTGGGTCTTCGGCACGATGAGGTCGAACCCGGGCTCGCCCGTATGCGAAGCGTGGACGACCCGAAGGCGCCCGCCGGCGTAGGCGATTTCCGCGTGCGAGAGCC
The window above is part of the Deltaproteobacteria bacterium genome. Proteins encoded here:
- a CDS encoding NUDIX hydrolase translates to MATHDHHHGHHHHGGARYRFCPRCAGSLSPRTLKENEPERLVCDKCSFIFYQDPKVVAGAVCVLDGGVVLLRRGIEPAMGKWVFPGGYVDRGESTADAAVRETREESRLEVVPRSLLGVYSYPGNPNVIIVYVADVVGGTLAAGDESTEAGVFPPGRIPWDELGFHSTVEALKDFGRLYWAE
- a CDS encoding redoxin domain-containing protein — translated: MPSVGEKAPAFSLPVSRDEKVSLDDYAGKKNVVLAFYPLDFTGGUQRELSNFEADKSSFEAKDAQVLSVSVDSVFAHQAFAEKMGGISFPMLSDFWPHGEVCEQYDCLRPQGFPKRAVFIIDKEGTVRYAQLYEGGIPENKDLLAELDKL
- a CDS encoding pseudouridine synthase, encoding MERLQRIIAHAGLASRRQAEQWILEGRVTVNGERVQELGTKADAARDSIRVNGRMLRPAPARACLAFHKPAGVITTMRDTEGRPAVADYLRFAGYSPGVVPAGRLDYATSGLLLLTNDGDLAHRLTHPRYGVPKTYEVKLSSMPSEVQLERLRHGVRLDDGVTAPAAVRVARRLKQKVWLRVELREGRNREIRRMVEAVGQTVERLVRVRFGPIALGTLESGAIRPLTGEEETRLRRAVGLATPETAAPRKGKRYTRDERS
- a CDS encoding aminomethyltransferase family protein, with protein sequence MKQTPLHDFHQDNGAAFVERNGWTLPHHFGSPAAEYDAVRARAGWLDLADRAVLEINGPDSAEWLQGMLSNDVQALNAGSGVPAAVLNIQGKVLADVHVLRTEEAFLVLLDEPLASGVVEHLNRYLIADEVEIVDLSGEFSVVSIQGPEAGGGLGEVLGLDAPPAARLSHAEIAYAGGRLRVVHASHTGEPGFDLIVPKTQLQGLAELPASRAIPWVGVHARETLRVEAGIPRYGVDMDADTLLLETGLDDAVSFTKGCYLGQETVERIHSRGHVNRRLTGFKVEGAEAPDAGDAVLDGDRTIGRVTSAVPSPRLGCPLALGYLHRDYLEPGTSVAIGHGRQVLHATVHALPL